Proteins from a genomic interval of Amycolatopsis sp. cg13:
- a CDS encoding DUF3180 domain-containing protein — translation MHFTRSRDLVVAAVLGLAAVYVLFQAAYGDLPQLPLLAGVTFAVLAIAEAGLALSIRSRIKSGRVHGDAVGIARAVALAKASSLAGAFLGGGWIAAFLYVFPRRDELVAAVSDSKSAVVGAVSSALLVAAALWLEHCCRTPPEDRRSPTG, via the coding sequence ATGCACTTCACGCGGTCCCGGGACCTGGTCGTGGCCGCGGTCCTCGGCCTCGCCGCGGTCTACGTGCTGTTCCAGGCCGCTTACGGCGATCTGCCGCAGCTGCCCTTGCTCGCCGGGGTGACCTTCGCGGTGCTCGCGATCGCCGAGGCCGGACTGGCGCTGTCGATCCGGTCGCGGATCAAGTCGGGCCGGGTCCACGGCGACGCGGTCGGGATCGCGCGGGCGGTCGCGCTGGCGAAGGCGTCTTCGTTGGCCGGGGCGTTTCTCGGCGGCGGCTGGATCGCCGCGTTCCTCTATGTTTTCCCGCGACGTGACGAACTCGTCGCCGCGGTCTCGGACAGCAAGTCGGCGGTCGTCGGGGCGGTGTCGTCGGCGCTGCTCGTAGCTGCCGCTTTGTGGCTCGAGCACTGCTGCCGGACGCCGCCGGAGGACCGTCGGTCCCCGACCGGTTAA
- the folB gene encoding dihydroneopterin aldolase: MADRITLTGLRVFGRHGVFDHEKRDGQEFGIDIVAWLDLGPAAASDDLTKTLHYGELAELAAGIVAGEPYDLIESVAGKIADEVMRDDRLTAVEVTVHKPAAPIPLTFDDVAVTIRRER, translated from the coding sequence ATGGCTGACCGCATCACGCTCACGGGGTTGCGCGTGTTCGGCCGACATGGCGTCTTCGACCACGAGAAGCGCGACGGGCAGGAATTCGGCATCGACATCGTCGCGTGGCTCGACCTCGGGCCCGCCGCGGCGTCGGACGACCTGACCAAGACGCTGCACTACGGCGAGTTGGCCGAGCTGGCGGCGGGGATCGTCGCCGGGGAGCCGTACGACCTGATCGAGAGCGTCGCCGGGAAGATCGCCGACGAGGTCATGCGCGACGACCGGCTGACCGCCGTCGAGGTCACCGTGCACAAGCCGGCCGCGCCAATTCCGCTGACCTTCGACGACGTCGCGGTCACGATCCGGCGGGAGCGGTGA
- a CDS encoding PrsW family intramembrane metalloprotease encodes MLLPVLGLIVVALCGLFLFGLATARVGWLAVAIGVVAALLPVGVVVAGLLWVDRWEPEPAKLLLIAFAWGACIATVTALLINTGAEAFGDLLLGGGNGSKVSALVSAPLVEEAAKGVFVLLIFWRRNEEFDGIVDGVVYAGFAAAGFAFTENIYYFGRAFADHGFGNGTSSGVLAAFLVRGVLSPFTHPLFTAMTGIGFGIAARYAQRWVRILAPLAGYLAGVFLHALWNAAATLNGGKSFLTLYFLVILPLLIAAIYVIVLQRRREQRIVAAALPKMAAARWIAPSEIDLLASLSGRREWRKQARKQSGRAAARAVGRYQASVTELAFLRRTRLRSEQDRQRQEELLQALRDARADAVRLANNRDSR; translated from the coding sequence GTGCTCCTTCCGGTGCTCGGGTTGATCGTCGTGGCGTTGTGCGGGCTTTTTCTTTTCGGGCTCGCTACTGCGCGCGTGGGGTGGCTGGCGGTCGCGATCGGCGTGGTCGCCGCGTTGCTCCCGGTGGGGGTGGTGGTCGCCGGGTTGCTTTGGGTTGATCGGTGGGAGCCTGAGCCGGCGAAGCTGCTTCTGATCGCTTTTGCTTGGGGCGCTTGCATTGCCACGGTTACCGCCCTGCTGATCAATACCGGGGCCGAGGCGTTCGGTGATCTGCTTCTGGGCGGCGGCAATGGCAGCAAGGTCAGTGCGCTCGTCTCCGCGCCGCTGGTCGAGGAGGCCGCGAAAGGCGTCTTCGTCCTGTTGATCTTCTGGCGGCGCAACGAGGAATTCGACGGGATCGTCGACGGAGTCGTCTACGCGGGGTTCGCGGCCGCTGGGTTTGCCTTCACCGAGAACATCTATTACTTCGGCCGCGCCTTCGCTGACCACGGCTTCGGCAACGGCACCAGCTCCGGAGTGCTCGCCGCTTTCCTCGTGCGGGGCGTGCTTTCGCCGTTCACGCATCCGTTGTTCACCGCTATGACCGGCATCGGGTTCGGGATCGCCGCGCGGTATGCGCAGCGGTGGGTTCGGATTCTTGCTCCGCTGGCCGGGTACCTCGCTGGGGTCTTCTTGCACGCGCTGTGGAACGCCGCGGCCACGCTCAACGGCGGGAAGTCGTTCCTCACGCTGTATTTCCTGGTGATTTTGCCGCTGTTGATCGCCGCGATCTACGTGATCGTGTTGCAGCGGCGGAGAGAACAGCGGATCGTCGCCGCCGCGTTGCCGAAGATGGCGGCGGCGCGGTGGATCGCTCCGTCGGAGATCGATTTGCTTGCCAGCCTGTCTGGGCGGCGCGAATGGCGTAAGCAGGCGCGCAAGCAGTCCGGGCGGGCGGCGGCGCGGGCTGTGGGGCGATATCAGGCGAGCGTGACTGAGCTCGCATTCCTTCGGCGTACCCGGTTGCGCAGTGAGCAGGACCGGCAGCGGCAGGAAGAGTTGTTGCAGGCACTGCGGGACGCCCGCGCGGATGCCGTGCGATTGGCGAACAATCGCGACAGTCGGTGA
- the folK gene encoding 2-amino-4-hydroxy-6-hydroxymethyldihydropteridine diphosphokinase: MSRAVLSLGSNLGDRLGYLRSAVDAVRPALVAVSGVYETKAWGVEDQPDFLNALCIVDDPARDHWAWLRAGQAAEQAAGRVRELRWGPRTLDVDIVTVQGVLSDDPELLLPHPGTPDRASVLIPWLEIDPDAEVPGHGRAADLLAQLPEADRAGVVLRPDLTLS; encoded by the coding sequence GTGAGCCGCGCGGTCCTGTCGCTGGGCTCTAACCTCGGCGACCGGCTCGGCTACCTGCGTAGCGCGGTCGATGCGGTGCGCCCGGCGCTCGTCGCGGTGTCCGGGGTGTACGAGACGAAAGCCTGGGGCGTCGAGGACCAGCCGGATTTCCTGAACGCGCTGTGCATCGTCGACGACCCGGCGCGCGACCACTGGGCGTGGCTGCGCGCCGGGCAGGCTGCCGAACAGGCGGCGGGCCGGGTGCGCGAACTGCGCTGGGGCCCGCGGACGCTGGATGTCGACATAGTGACAGTGCAGGGCGTGCTCTCCGACGATCCGGAGCTGCTCCTGCCGCACCCCGGGACCCCGGACCGGGCGAGCGTGCTGATCCCGTGGCTCGAGATCGACCCGGACGCCGAGGTTCCCGGGCACGGCCGGGCCGCCGACCTGCTCGCCCAGCTGCCGGAAGCAGACCGGGCGGGCGTCGTCCTGCGGCCCGACCTCACCCTGTCGTGA
- a CDS encoding MerR family transcriptional regulator produces the protein MPATTVFTIGELSRRTGLPVKTIRFYSDEGLLPPTQRTGAGYRLYDAHALARLELVRTLRELGIGLPDVSRALARETTVRDLATSHVDALDEQIRRLRLRRAVLRAVLKRDSELEEVKLMNRIAQMPDEERRRLVDEFWSEMMEGLDVDPEFYARMQSAKPDLPDDPAPEQLEAWIEFAELVRDPEFRQSIRTMSERHSATREAGEYEQPTKAQQENWEAWMADARSALDAGHAPDSPAGRTLADAIATASARPDQDPADPAVRYKMADGIAVGADPRAERYWQLLATINGWPAIPSRQDEIQFLLAALRAS, from the coding sequence ATGCCTGCCACCACGGTCTTCACGATCGGCGAACTGTCCCGGCGCACCGGGCTGCCGGTGAAGACCATCCGGTTCTACTCCGACGAGGGCCTGCTGCCGCCCACGCAGCGGACCGGAGCCGGCTACCGGCTGTACGACGCGCACGCGCTCGCCCGGCTGGAGCTGGTCCGGACGCTGCGCGAGCTGGGCATCGGCCTGCCTGACGTGTCCCGCGCCCTGGCGCGCGAGACGACGGTGCGCGACCTGGCGACGAGCCACGTCGACGCTCTGGACGAGCAGATCCGGCGGTTGCGGCTGCGCCGCGCGGTATTGCGCGCGGTGCTGAAACGGGATTCCGAGCTGGAGGAAGTGAAACTGATGAATCGCATCGCCCAAATGCCGGACGAGGAACGCCGCCGTTTGGTGGACGAGTTCTGGTCCGAAATGATGGAGGGGCTCGATGTCGATCCCGAGTTCTACGCGCGAATGCAGTCGGCGAAACCGGATCTTCCGGATGATCCGGCTCCGGAACAACTGGAGGCCTGGATCGAGTTCGCCGAACTCGTGCGGGACCCCGAGTTCCGGCAGTCCATCCGCACGATGAGCGAGCGGCATTCGGCCACGCGGGAAGCGGGCGAGTACGAGCAGCCGACGAAGGCCCAGCAGGAAAACTGGGAGGCCTGGATGGCCGATGCCCGGTCCGCGCTCGACGCGGGCCACGCACCGGACTCCCCGGCCGGACGGACGCTGGCGGACGCGATCGCGACCGCCTCGGCTAGGCCGGACCAGGACCCGGCCGACCCGGCGGTCCGTTACAAGATGGCCGACGGAATCGCCGTGGGCGCGGATCCGCGCGCCGAGCGGTACTGGCAGCTGCTCGCGACGATCAACGGCTGGCCCGCCATCCCGAGCAGGCAGGACGAGATCCAGTTCCTGCTGGCGGCGCTGCGGGCCTCGTGA
- the panC gene encoding pantoate--beta-alanine ligase has product MTTPKFQRGTLNTFQPPEHISKVSWGLRSVGRKVALVPTMGALHDGHRELLRRAKRLPNTVVAASIFVNPLQFGEGEDFDAYPRQLEADLATLSEAGVELAFTPKAADLYADNAMVTLNPGPLGDELEGAVRPGHFAGVLTVVAKLFNLLRPDYAFFGEKDYQQLVLIKRMVADLNIDTRVIGVPTVRERDGLALSSRNVYLTPEQREDAVVLSSALSAGAHVGRDGAEAVLEMARKTLAARPQVEVDYLELRGTDLGPAPVDGEARLLVAARVGSTRLIDNAGVLLGKAVEHPSGDPDAGE; this is encoded by the coding sequence GTGACGACACCGAAATTCCAGCGCGGAACGCTCAACACGTTCCAGCCGCCCGAGCACATCAGCAAGGTGAGCTGGGGTCTGCGCAGCGTCGGCCGGAAGGTCGCGCTCGTGCCCACCATGGGCGCGCTGCACGACGGCCACCGGGAACTGCTGCGCCGCGCGAAGCGGCTGCCGAACACCGTTGTCGCCGCGTCGATCTTCGTGAACCCGTTGCAGTTCGGCGAGGGCGAGGACTTCGACGCTTACCCGCGTCAGCTCGAAGCCGACTTGGCGACCTTGTCCGAAGCGGGCGTCGAGCTGGCTTTCACACCGAAAGCCGCGGACCTGTACGCGGACAACGCGATGGTCACCCTGAACCCCGGCCCGCTCGGCGACGAACTCGAGGGGGCCGTCCGGCCTGGGCATTTCGCCGGGGTGCTGACGGTGGTCGCGAAGCTGTTCAACCTGCTGCGCCCGGATTACGCGTTCTTCGGGGAGAAGGACTACCAGCAGCTGGTGCTGATCAAGCGGATGGTGGCGGACCTGAACATCGACACCCGCGTCATCGGGGTGCCGACCGTCCGGGAACGGGACGGCCTCGCGCTGTCCTCGCGCAACGTCTACCTGACGCCGGAACAGAGGGAAGACGCCGTGGTGCTGTCGTCCGCGTTGTCGGCGGGAGCGCACGTCGGGCGGGACGGAGCGGAGGCCGTGCTGGAAATGGCGCGGAAGACGCTCGCGGCCCGTCCCCAGGTGGAAGTGGATTACCTGGAATTGAGGGGAACCGATTTGGGGCCGGCGCCCGTCGACGGAGAGGCGCGGTTGCTGGTCGCGGCCCGGGTGGGGAGTACCCGGCTGATCGACAACGCGGGAGTGCTGCTCGGAAAAGCCGTGGAACATCCGAGCGGGGATCCGGACGCAGGGGAATAG
- the panD gene encoding aspartate 1-decarboxylase — MYRTMLKSKIHRATVTQADLHYVGSVTVDEDLMEAADLLEGEQVSIVDVTNGARLETYVITGERGSGVLGINGAAAHLVHPGDLVILIAYGQMDDAEARAYRPRVIFVDDYNRIVERGHDPAHAPDGSGLLSGTVTLPEEDTMTFPVAETADARRLDALLHAEN; from the coding sequence ATGTATCGCACGATGCTGAAATCGAAGATCCACCGGGCCACGGTGACCCAGGCCGACCTGCACTACGTGGGTTCGGTCACGGTCGACGAGGACCTCATGGAGGCCGCCGATCTGCTCGAGGGCGAGCAGGTGTCCATTGTGGACGTCACCAACGGCGCGCGGCTGGAAACCTACGTCATCACCGGCGAGCGCGGCAGCGGCGTGCTCGGCATCAACGGAGCCGCCGCGCATCTGGTGCACCCGGGCGACCTCGTGATCCTGATCGCCTACGGGCAGATGGACGACGCCGAGGCGCGCGCCTACCGGCCGCGAGTGATCTTTGTGGACGATTACAACCGGATCGTCGAGCGCGGGCACGACCCCGCGCACGCACCGGACGGATCGGGTCTGCTGAGCGGCACGGTCACCCTGCCCGAAGAGGACACGATGACCTTCCCGGTGGCCGAAACCGCGGACGCGCGCCGGCTCGACGCGTTGCTGCACGCCGAAAACTGA
- a CDS encoding DUF6779 domain-containing protein, translating to MTGVGDDSHGRRAGRPWLVAGLLLAVGATVVLVLSDDLRYLRLGIVAALWAALIGAFLAVRARKNAAHSEDAAAEAQAVYELELEREIAARREYELELETETREAAQAQSREELDALRAEVAALRESLHSLFGGEVLLERVALTAQATRMRSLNDEQRLVSAGSETKNGNGKKPAQLLAPKKQVVDVPERPTEFMDRVLDAKPAERRRPPVNGGANGAAKTNGANGTSGANGSIAAGLNGSGPNGDRSTQLRTQQMPRLKPKRPEPPAEPEPFEDDVESESPAPRGGRDPRANLAEAFVPRADAGPHPGRASVADAFASREPRNGAPEAHAERPGRGGAPEAGPRGSAPKPRGDRAPEPYEAERRSAGDSGSHVIPEAFEQDVAERGQRNVTEPLPREAERARGSFSQGPRAARPQNDAPEPPRRPAAEAQPTRTVAPVSKPEPPVKEERPVPRLAARPAPQRAEERPEAAEQTAISRPAEPVAHRRAEPAPKKVEKPVVEKEPAAEPQTRAPSRLEQFSRSDLSPLAEDTPTGRHGAPGADAVNPTLPESVRSSVGSGSGGRRRRPEAEAASAPAPAPVSGGRRRRPEGEPPAWEAAAAEESEEGSHGRRAADTGHHASGRSVTELLAANGKTEGSPRRRRRAED from the coding sequence ATGACTGGCGTGGGTGACGACTCGCACGGCCGCCGCGCTGGCAGGCCGTGGCTTGTCGCCGGACTGCTCCTCGCCGTCGGCGCCACCGTGGTTTTGGTGCTGAGCGACGACCTCCGGTACCTCCGGCTCGGGATCGTCGCGGCGCTCTGGGCTGCCCTGATCGGTGCCTTCCTGGCTGTTCGCGCCCGCAAGAACGCGGCGCACAGCGAGGACGCGGCCGCCGAGGCGCAGGCGGTGTACGAACTGGAGCTGGAACGCGAAATCGCGGCCCGGCGGGAGTACGAACTCGAGCTCGAAACGGAAACGCGCGAGGCCGCGCAGGCACAGTCACGCGAAGAATTGGATGCGCTGCGTGCCGAAGTGGCTGCGCTGCGCGAAAGCCTGCATTCGCTGTTCGGCGGAGAGGTGCTGCTGGAACGCGTCGCGCTCACCGCGCAGGCGACCCGGATGCGCTCGCTGAACGACGAGCAGCGGCTCGTTTCCGCCGGTTCCGAGACCAAGAACGGCAATGGCAAGAAACCGGCTCAGCTGCTCGCTCCGAAGAAGCAGGTGGTCGATGTTCCGGAGCGGCCGACCGAATTCATGGACCGGGTGCTCGACGCGAAGCCGGCGGAGCGGCGCCGTCCGCCGGTGAACGGCGGTGCCAACGGTGCCGCGAAGACCAATGGCGCCAATGGGACTTCCGGCGCGAATGGCTCGATCGCCGCTGGATTGAACGGTTCCGGTCCGAACGGCGACCGGTCGACGCAGCTGCGTACCCAGCAGATGCCGCGGTTGAAGCCGAAGCGCCCGGAACCGCCTGCCGAGCCGGAGCCGTTCGAGGACGACGTCGAATCGGAGAGCCCGGCTCCGCGCGGTGGCCGCGATCCTCGGGCCAACTTGGCGGAGGCGTTCGTGCCTCGTGCCGACGCGGGCCCGCATCCGGGGCGTGCCAGTGTGGCGGACGCGTTCGCTTCGCGTGAGCCGCGGAATGGCGCGCCGGAAGCGCATGCTGAGCGGCCTGGTCGCGGTGGTGCGCCGGAGGCCGGTCCTCGTGGGAGTGCGCCGAAGCCGCGTGGCGATCGTGCGCCGGAGCCGTATGAAGCCGAGCGTCGTTCGGCTGGTGATTCCGGTTCGCATGTGATTCCGGAAGCGTTTGAGCAGGACGTTGCTGAGCGTGGGCAGCGGAATGTGACTGAGCCGTTGCCGCGGGAGGCTGAGCGGGCTCGTGGTTCGTTCAGCCAGGGGCCGCGGGCCGCTCGGCCGCAGAACGACGCGCCGGAGCCGCCTCGCCGGCCCGCTGCCGAGGCGCAGCCGACTCGGACCGTCGCGCCGGTGAGCAAGCCGGAGCCGCCGGTCAAGGAAGAGCGGCCGGTGCCTCGGTTGGCGGCTCGGCCTGCTCCGCAGCGGGCTGAGGAGCGGCCGGAAGCTGCTGAGCAGACTGCGATTTCCCGGCCTGCTGAGCCGGTCGCGCATCGGCGTGCTGAGCCTGCCCCGAAGAAGGTGGAGAAACCGGTGGTGGAGAAGGAGCCCGCGGCTGAGCCGCAGACTCGTGCGCCGTCTCGGCTGGAGCAGTTCTCCCGATCGGATTTGTCGCCGTTGGCTGAGGACACGCCTACTGGGCGGCATGGGGCTCCGGGGGCGGATGCGGTCAATCCGACGTTGCCGGAGTCGGTTCGGAGTTCGGTCGGGAGTGGGTCTGGAGGGCGGCGTCGTCGTCCGGAGGCTGAGGCTGCTTCGGCTCCTGCTCCTGCTCCGGTTTCGGGCGGGCGTCGGCGGCGGCCTGAGGGGGAGCCTCCTGCTTGGGAGGCTGCTGCTGCGGAGGAGAGCGAAGAGGGTTCGCATGGGCGGCGGGCTGCGGATACCGGGCACCATGCGTCTGGGCGGTCTGTGACGGAATTGCTTGCGGCTAATGGGAAGACCGAGGGGAGTCCTCGGCGGAGGCGTCGGGCTGAGGATTGA
- the folP gene encoding dihydropteroate synthase — protein MGVLNVTPDSFSDGGRYLDLDQALEHAREMWARGADLIDVGGESTRPGASRVDAETEAARILPVIRQLSSEGVVLSVDTTRAAVAEAAVAAGAKVINDVSGGLADPAMGRVAAETKVPWVLMHWRGHSKDMNALATYADVVAEVRGELLERVDEAIAAGVAESEIVLDPGLGFAKHAEHDWALLHGLNSLLDLGFPVLVGASRKRFLGRLLSGKDGVPRPPDGREVATASISALAAAAGAWGVRVHEVGASLDAVAVAAAWQQGRADG, from the coding sequence ATGGGCGTGCTGAACGTGACGCCGGATTCGTTCTCCGACGGCGGCCGGTATCTCGACCTCGACCAGGCGCTGGAGCACGCGCGCGAGATGTGGGCGCGCGGCGCGGACCTGATCGACGTCGGCGGCGAGTCGACGCGGCCGGGCGCCTCGCGGGTCGACGCGGAGACCGAGGCCGCGCGCATCCTGCCGGTGATCCGGCAGCTGTCTTCCGAAGGCGTCGTGCTGTCGGTCGACACCACGCGGGCCGCGGTCGCCGAAGCCGCGGTGGCGGCGGGTGCGAAGGTGATCAACGACGTGTCCGGCGGGCTCGCCGATCCGGCGATGGGACGGGTCGCGGCGGAGACCAAGGTGCCGTGGGTGTTGATGCACTGGCGCGGGCACAGCAAGGACATGAACGCGTTGGCCACGTACGCCGACGTCGTCGCCGAGGTGCGCGGCGAGCTGCTGGAGCGGGTCGACGAGGCGATCGCGGCCGGGGTTGCCGAGAGCGAGATCGTGCTTGACCCGGGCCTGGGGTTCGCGAAGCACGCCGAGCACGACTGGGCGTTGCTGCACGGGCTGAATTCGTTGCTGGACTTGGGTTTCCCGGTTTTGGTGGGTGCTTCGCGCAAACGTTTCCTCGGCCGGCTGCTGTCCGGAAAGGACGGAGTGCCGAGGCCGCCGGACGGCCGCGAGGTCGCCACCGCGTCGATCTCGGCGCTGGCCGCCGCGGCGGGTGCTTGGGGTGTGCGGGTGCACGAGGTGGGGGCTTCACTGGACGCCGTGGCGGTGGCCGCGGCCTGGCAGCAAGGACGGGCCGATGGCTGA